One Solibacillus sp. R5-41 DNA segment encodes these proteins:
- a CDS encoding S9 family peptidase gives MKTPVAKRIPYLHEIHGDVREDDYYWLKERTNPEIIHYLEEENQYYNEVMKPLEKQTEQIYESMVDRVPDSEINVPVQHGPFFYYSRLEKEKQYPIYARKEAASRELLPHTAEKVILDLNELATADDYLSVTVRRLNNKQTQLAYLENRDGSDRYTIYIKNLETGALLPDQISNVYLYSSIEWSSCGQFIFYVTVDELQRPYRLWRHRLGSDVTNDELLYEEQDATFTLFIAKTQSNKFIMIYSRSSTTTEIRLLDANSPLSPLQLFDTRREGIEYDVEHWGEDLLILTNENAMNFTLLRCPLNDFNARENVMEYDENCFLQAMYPFENKLLLLGRKDGLTQIWMLQDGKLEQLQWDEPLYTLSILDGQSYDTEEVLIQYESLLTPKTTYGLNLITREKKCLQVAPVSGVYDVSCYRQEQLWAEAEDGVKIPLMVVYKEGALNSGPAPLILSGYGSYGYSSDPSFSPYRLPLLDKGAVFVTAQVRGGSEMGRTWYQNGKMQYKRNTFTDFIATAKYLIEIGYTTPSKMAARGGSAGGLLVGAVANMAGELFQVIVPDVPFVDVVTTMLDETIPLTTLEWDEWGNPKKQEDYFYIKSYSPYDNVEAKDYPHMYVTTGLNDPRVAYWEPAKWVARLRTMKTDNNTLVLKTNMGAGHFGASGRFNHLKEAAECYAFILDRLGVKVDSAILK, from the coding sequence ATGAAAACACCTGTAGCAAAACGCATTCCTTATTTACATGAAATACATGGCGATGTACGTGAGGATGATTATTATTGGCTTAAAGAACGCACAAATCCAGAAATCATCCATTATTTAGAGGAAGAAAATCAATATTACAATGAAGTTATGAAACCACTTGAAAAACAAACGGAGCAAATTTATGAGAGCATGGTAGACCGTGTACCCGACTCCGAAATCAATGTGCCAGTGCAGCACGGGCCATTTTTCTACTACTCTCGCTTGGAAAAGGAAAAGCAGTATCCTATTTATGCTCGTAAAGAAGCAGCAAGTCGTGAACTTTTGCCACACACAGCCGAGAAAGTCATACTTGATTTAAATGAATTAGCTACTGCTGACGACTATTTAAGCGTGACAGTGCGCCGCCTAAATAACAAGCAAACGCAATTAGCTTATTTAGAAAATCGAGATGGCTCTGATCGCTATACAATCTACATAAAAAATTTGGAAACTGGTGCACTTCTACCGGATCAAATTTCAAATGTATATTTATATAGCAGTATTGAATGGAGCAGCTGCGGACAATTTATTTTTTACGTGACTGTTGATGAGCTTCAACGACCGTACCGACTATGGCGCCACCGTTTAGGAAGTGACGTAACGAACGATGAACTACTTTACGAGGAACAAGATGCGACGTTTACATTATTCATCGCAAAAACACAAAGCAACAAATTCATTATGATTTACTCAAGGTCCAGCACGACAACTGAAATTCGACTATTAGATGCCAATTCACCGTTATCTCCTTTACAGCTGTTCGATACGCGACGTGAAGGAATTGAATATGATGTGGAGCATTGGGGTGAGGATTTACTCATCCTTACAAACGAAAATGCGATGAACTTTACGCTGCTTCGTTGTCCTTTAAATGATTTCAATGCACGAGAAAATGTCATGGAGTACGATGAAAATTGCTTCCTTCAAGCAATGTATCCATTTGAAAATAAGCTACTTCTTTTAGGGCGCAAGGATGGATTAACACAAATTTGGATGCTTCAAGACGGTAAGTTAGAGCAATTACAATGGGATGAGCCTCTATATACATTGTCTATTTTAGATGGACAAAGCTACGATACAGAAGAAGTGTTAATACAATATGAATCGTTACTTACACCGAAAACAACTTACGGACTTAATTTAATAACACGTGAAAAAAAATGTTTACAAGTAGCTCCTGTTAGTGGAGTGTATGATGTTTCTTGTTATCGCCAAGAGCAATTATGGGCAGAAGCAGAAGATGGCGTAAAAATTCCGTTGATGGTCGTTTATAAAGAAGGGGCGCTAAATTCTGGACCTGCACCATTAATTTTATCTGGCTATGGTTCATACGGTTACAGCAGTGACCCGTCTTTTAGTCCGTATCGTCTTCCTTTATTAGATAAAGGGGCTGTATTTGTAACGGCACAAGTACGCGGGGGATCTGAAATGGGACGCACATGGTATCAAAACGGAAAAATGCAATATAAGCGCAACACCTTTACTGATTTTATTGCAACCGCTAAATATTTGATTGAAATAGGCTACACGACTCCAAGCAAAATGGCGGCTCGTGGTGGTAGTGCGGGCGGTTTACTTGTAGGTGCAGTAGCAAATATGGCCGGCGAGTTATTCCAAGTGATTGTGCCTGATGTGCCGTTTGTAGATGTCGTTACAACGATGCTCGATGAAACAATCCCTCTTACGACACTTGAATGGGATGAATGGGGCAATCCAAAAAAACAGGAGGATTACTTCTATATAAAATCTTATAGCCCTTACGATAATGTAGAAGCAAAGGATTACCCCCACATGTATGTTACAACGGGGTTAAATGATCCGCGTGTTGCTTATTGGGAACCAGCAAAATGGGTTGCACGTTTACGCACCATGAAAACGGATAACAATACGCTCGTGCTCAAAACAAATATGGGTGCCGGTCACTTTGGGGCATCAGGCCGCTTTAACCACTTGAAAGAGGCTGCTGAATGTTATGCATTTATTCTTGATAGGCTTGGTGTGAAGGTGGATTCGGCAATTTTAAAATGA
- a CDS encoding DUF1540 domain-containing protein, translated as MTTLEVKCTVSHCFYHAPGNVCNAEKIEIDMDYQVNKNARTEFASDFDFQAELGDVLNSTNTCCKTFRPKKDLNYRSK; from the coding sequence ATGACAACTTTAGAGGTAAAATGTACTGTGTCTCATTGTTTTTATCATGCACCAGGGAATGTTTGTAATGCTGAGAAAATTGAAATTGATATGGATTATCAAGTGAACAAAAATGCCCGGACAGAGTTTGCTTCTGATTTTGATTTCCAGGCTGAATTAGGGGACGTATTGAATTCTACAAATACGTGCTGTAAAACATTCAGACCAAAAAAGGATTTAAATTATCGCTCTAAATAA
- a CDS encoding biotin-dependent carboxyltransferase family protein, whose amino-acid sequence MGVKVLQPGMLATIQDLGRYGLQKYGVIVGGAMDSNSLRIANLLVGNAEGEGALEVTLFGTSLLFESDELVAITGGNLQPTLDGKEVPMWQPLLIRKGSVLKFNAAISGSRAYVSFSGGIQIPEVMGSKSTYIRAGIGGFQGRKLQKNDVFECNTRTESGEDLFNLLQKKTSYLSWSVHYTPFVTFKKTQTIRIIRGSEYERFDEECLKKFFSTPYTISTHSDRMGYRLAGENVQLKEPFELLSEGVTFGTIQVPSNGQPIILMADRQTTGGYPKIGQVISADLPSLAQMQANGQVFFKEVTLEEAQWALIHQEKEMNDLAFGLRIKRLHQL is encoded by the coding sequence ATGGGAGTAAAGGTATTGCAGCCAGGTATGCTGGCAACCATTCAAGACTTAGGAAGATATGGACTGCAGAAGTATGGCGTTATCGTAGGAGGAGCAATGGATTCAAATTCCTTACGAATTGCCAATCTACTCGTTGGGAATGCTGAAGGAGAAGGCGCTCTAGAGGTTACACTTTTCGGAACTAGCCTCTTATTTGAAAGTGATGAACTAGTTGCAATTACAGGTGGGAATCTACAACCGACATTAGATGGAAAGGAAGTTCCAATGTGGCAACCTCTTCTAATTCGAAAAGGATCGGTTTTAAAATTTAATGCTGCGATTAGCGGTAGCCGCGCTTATGTATCATTTAGCGGTGGCATTCAAATACCTGAAGTGATGGGCAGTAAGAGTACCTACATACGCGCTGGCATTGGAGGCTTTCAAGGAAGAAAACTGCAAAAGAATGATGTTTTTGAATGCAATACACGAACAGAATCAGGCGAGGATCTTTTTAATCTATTACAAAAGAAAACCTCTTACCTTTCTTGGTCAGTTCATTACACACCCTTTGTTACATTCAAAAAAACGCAAACAATCCGTATCATCAGAGGCTCTGAATATGAGCGGTTTGATGAAGAATGTTTAAAAAAATTCTTTTCAACGCCTTACACAATCTCAACACACTCCGATCGAATGGGCTATCGATTGGCAGGAGAAAATGTCCAATTAAAAGAGCCGTTTGAATTATTATCTGAAGGGGTTACGTTTGGAACAATTCAAGTACCTTCTAATGGCCAACCCATTATTTTAATGGCTGATCGTCAAACGACTGGTGGCTATCCTAAAATAGGACAAGTCATTTCTGCCGATTTACCATCCTTAGCACAAATGCAAGCAAATGGTCAGGTATTTTTTAAAGAGGTTACACTTGAAGAAGCGCAGTGGGCATTAATACATCAAGAGAAAGAAATGAATGACTTGGCATTTGGGCTACGTATAAAAAGATTACATCAACTGTGA
- a CDS encoding putative hydro-lyase yields the protein MTLYSTLEPNEIRQLIRNQEITEPTSGMSIGFTQANLVILKKEHAFDFLLFCQRNPKQCPLLDVTEPGSFIPSTIAKNADIRKDIPKYRIYRDGIFTEEVLDVTDYWEDDMVGFSIGCSFTFETPLHEAGIPIRHIQENCNVPMYKTNIPCVKAGMFEGPTVVSMRPMTPENAIRAIQITSRFPNVHGAPIHIGNPEQIGIKDISKPDFGDAVSIKPGEIPVFWACGVTPQAVAMESKPAIMITHAPGHMLITDIKETSLSIL from the coding sequence ATGACTTTATATAGCACTTTAGAGCCAAATGAAATTCGACAACTTATTCGCAATCAAGAGATTACTGAACCGACTTCTGGTATGTCGATTGGATTTACACAAGCGAATTTAGTGATTTTGAAAAAAGAACATGCCTTTGACTTTCTTCTTTTCTGTCAGCGGAATCCAAAACAGTGTCCACTATTAGACGTGACAGAACCGGGATCGTTTATACCTTCTACAATTGCGAAGAATGCAGATATTCGCAAAGATATTCCGAAATATCGTATATATCGTGATGGTATTTTTACAGAGGAAGTACTAGATGTTACAGATTATTGGGAAGACGATATGGTTGGATTTTCAATTGGTTGTAGCTTTACATTTGAAACTCCGTTGCATGAAGCAGGTATTCCGATTCGGCATATTCAAGAAAATTGTAATGTGCCAATGTATAAAACGAATATTCCATGTGTTAAGGCAGGTATGTTTGAGGGACCAACTGTTGTCAGTATGCGCCCAATGACACCAGAAAATGCAATCCGTGCAATCCAAATTACCTCTCGCTTTCCGAACGTACACGGTGCACCGATACATATCGGTAATCCAGAACAAATTGGGATTAAGGATATTTCAAAACCGGATTTCGGTGATGCAGTGTCAATTAAGCCTGGAGAAATACCAGTATTCTGGGCTTGTGGCGTAACACCACAAGCGGTGGCGATGGAAAGTAAACCTGCTATCATGATTACACATGCACCAGGTCATATGCTAATTACGGATATAAAGGAAACAAGTTTAAGTATTCTTTAA
- the pxpB gene encoding 5-oxoprolinase subunit PxpB translates to MSNLTISVQIRPLSDSALVIQMGEGINEVTHTKVKTILNLLEKNPFRGFIEAVPAYNSVTVYYNPIDVYFSNLEKGVQTPYENVKVKILSLMNQSHIVEMAKERLVKIPVAYGGEMGPDLEFVASYNGLTPSEVIKIHSSAEYLVYMLGFAPGFPFMGGMDKQIATPRKESPRLAIAPGSVGIAGSQTGIYPLETPGGWQIIGRTPSRLFLPEQSPPTLLQPGDRIQFVPISLEDYTKDWEMKTWE, encoded by the coding sequence ATGTCAAATTTAACAATATCTGTACAAATAAGACCTCTGAGCGATTCTGCACTTGTGATTCAAATGGGTGAAGGAATCAATGAGGTTACGCATACAAAAGTAAAAACGATATTAAATTTATTAGAAAAAAATCCATTTAGAGGTTTTATTGAAGCTGTGCCTGCCTATAACAGTGTGACGGTTTACTACAACCCCATTGATGTATATTTTTCAAATTTAGAAAAAGGTGTTCAAACGCCTTACGAAAATGTGAAAGTAAAAATCCTGTCCTTAATGAACCAATCTCACATCGTTGAAATGGCGAAGGAACGTTTAGTAAAGATACCTGTAGCATATGGTGGTGAGATGGGACCAGACTTAGAATTTGTAGCATCTTATAATGGTTTAACACCTAGTGAAGTTATTAAAATCCACTCTTCCGCGGAATACCTTGTCTACATGTTGGGCTTTGCTCCAGGTTTTCCTTTTATGGGCGGGATGGACAAACAAATTGCAACACCACGAAAAGAATCACCACGTTTGGCAATTGCACCTGGATCTGTTGGAATCGCAGGTAGTCAAACAGGAATCTACCCATTAGAAACACCAGGGGGTTGGCAGATTATCGGAAGAACACCATCCCGTTTATTTCTACCAGAACAATCCCCTCCGACCTTATTGCAACCAGGTGATCGTATTCAATTTGTCCCCATTTCATTGGAAGACTATACGAAAGATTGGGAGATGAAAACATGGGAGTAA
- a CDS encoding MarR family winged helix-turn-helix transcriptional regulator, whose amino-acid sequence MDEKALFTKLVSFTTSVHRVTQELSQNAKADSITPIQYNILEYVTVSQSVTPSEISDCQHMSMPNTSRELRKLIEKGLIEKIGDTEDRRKHYIRLSNEGETMMKEAFATIESRFQARIQNASKDDIEEINRALEILQTKLFY is encoded by the coding sequence ATGGACGAAAAAGCTCTTTTTACTAAACTTGTGTCATTTACAACTTCCGTTCATCGTGTGACACAGGAATTATCACAAAATGCCAAAGCGGATTCAATAACACCCATTCAATATAATATTCTTGAATATGTCACAGTCAGTCAGTCTGTGACACCAAGCGAGATTAGCGATTGTCAACATATGTCTATGCCTAATACCAGTCGTGAACTTCGAAAGCTAATTGAAAAAGGATTAATTGAAAAAATAGGTGATACCGAGGATCGACGAAAACACTATATACGTCTTTCGAATGAAGGAGAAACCATGATGAAAGAAGCCTTTGCAACTATAGAATCTCGTTTTCAAGCTCGAATACAAAATGCCTCGAAAGATGATATAGAGGAAATAAACCGTGCACTAGAAATTCTTCAGACAAAATTATTTTATTAA
- a CDS encoding patatin-like phospholipase family protein, which translates to MIVDGVFSGGGIKGFAYVGAIQVLEQRGIQFRRVAGTSAGAILAAFIAAGFNAKELEEIFDELNLQVLLDPPKLWIGFPFLKWINLYMRFGMYRGKTLEKWFHQKLATKGIRSFGDLPKGSLKLIASDLTNGRILVLPDDLKNYGIDGSTFPVSRALRMSCGLPFFFEPVYLKNGKEECVIVDGGVLSNFPLWIYDNHKQVRPVLGMKLSSSSEEMPPHKINNAIQLFEALFSTMKDAHDNRYISRRHEKNIIFIPVEKYSATQFDMNEETKKKLISIGKERTIQFLKTWSPIW; encoded by the coding sequence ATGATTGTTGACGGGGTGTTCTCTGGCGGTGGCATTAAAGGGTTTGCTTACGTAGGGGCAATACAGGTGCTAGAGCAACGCGGAATACAATTTAGACGCGTTGCTGGTACGAGTGCTGGTGCTATTTTGGCAGCCTTTATCGCAGCAGGCTTTAATGCCAAAGAGCTAGAGGAAATTTTTGATGAGCTAAATTTGCAAGTATTGCTCGACCCACCGAAATTATGGATTGGCTTCCCGTTTTTAAAGTGGATTAATTTATATATGCGATTTGGGATGTATCGAGGGAAAACGTTGGAGAAATGGTTCCATCAAAAATTAGCAACAAAAGGCATACGTTCCTTTGGTGATTTACCAAAAGGTTCATTAAAGCTCATTGCTTCCGATTTAACAAACGGTCGAATTCTTGTATTGCCAGATGATTTAAAGAACTATGGCATTGATGGCAGTACATTTCCGGTTTCCCGTGCACTGCGCATGAGCTGTGGCCTGCCGTTTTTCTTTGAGCCCGTTTATTTAAAAAATGGCAAGGAAGAATGTGTCATTGTGGACGGTGGAGTACTAAGCAATTTCCCCCTCTGGATTTATGATAATCACAAGCAAGTGAGGCCCGTTCTCGGTATGAAGTTAAGCAGTTCCAGTGAAGAAATGCCGCCACATAAAATCAATAATGCCATTCAGCTATTTGAAGCCCTGTTTTCAACAATGAAAGATGCGCATGACAATCGCTATATTTCACGAAGGCATGAGAAGAATATCATTTTTATTCCGGTCGAAAAGTATAGTGCCACGCAATTTGATATGAATGAAGAAACGAAGAAAAAATTAATTAGCATTGGTAAAGAAAGGACCATTCAATTTTTAAAAACATGGTCACCAATTTGGTAA
- a CDS encoding methyl-accepting chemotaxis protein — protein MEDGGINPIGYTTNLNEIFEVGEVLSDLAPEHVETAELAIKNNQTEVTDIYEDQFGIWRSVYSPIKDENGEMIALLGIDYSAEYIDTIIKASVYKQIAMAAIGLVVLLVLLYIVIDRLLKPLEKLVSVADQVANGELNNIDLKITQDEIGKLSQSIKMMVSNLQHVILNIRNTSNHVSSAANQLTVNATESYDSSTHIANGMEQITRNAETSLVITEETVAAMEETAFGIQQIAESANTAAESSVSASKASEQGDKVVQQVIAQMHLINESVEQIGKTINGLHVNTNKISDIVSIITAIADQTNLLALNAAIEAARAGEHGKGFAVVADEVRKLAEQSSQSATEIYNLISTIQSDSNASIVVMEKGKDDVKVGMDFTNEVGVIFKEILTSSEEVANQIREISATSQQISASSEEVAASVTNIKKASEQSSQFSSSVSQSTQQQLSTMLEVKEASTSLGQTAEELQALVAKFKLDNDL, from the coding sequence ATGGAAGATGGGGGGATTAATCCTATCGGGTATACAACCAACCTGAATGAGATTTTCGAGGTGGGAGAAGTACTTTCGGATCTTGCTCCTGAACATGTAGAAACGGCTGAGCTTGCCATTAAAAATAATCAGACTGAAGTAACAGATATTTATGAAGATCAGTTTGGTATATGGAGATCTGTTTATAGTCCGATTAAAGATGAAAATGGCGAAATGATTGCACTATTGGGAATTGATTATTCAGCGGAATATATCGATACTATCATTAAAGCCAGTGTCTACAAACAGATTGCCATGGCAGCAATTGGGCTTGTCGTGTTATTAGTTCTACTGTACATAGTTATTGACCGTCTTCTGAAGCCACTTGAAAAATTAGTAAGTGTAGCAGATCAAGTAGCAAACGGAGAATTGAATAATATCGATTTAAAAATTACACAGGATGAAATAGGGAAGTTATCACAATCGATTAAAATGATGGTTTCTAATTTACAACACGTTATTTTAAATATCCGAAATACATCTAATCATGTTTCTTCAGCAGCAAATCAACTTACAGTCAATGCAACTGAGTCATATGACAGTTCAACACATATTGCGAATGGTATGGAGCAAATTACTCGAAATGCGGAAACCTCATTAGTAATTACGGAGGAAACAGTTGCTGCAATGGAAGAAACTGCATTTGGTATACAACAAATTGCTGAATCGGCAAATACAGCGGCCGAGTCGTCTGTTTCTGCTTCTAAAGCTTCCGAACAAGGGGATAAAGTTGTTCAACAAGTGATTGCGCAAATGCATTTAATTAATGAATCTGTTGAACAAATTGGTAAAACAATTAATGGTTTACATGTAAATACTAATAAAATTAGCGACATTGTGAGTATTATTACAGCAATAGCCGACCAAACAAACTTATTGGCGCTAAATGCGGCTATTGAAGCGGCAAGAGCTGGCGAACATGGTAAAGGCTTTGCAGTAGTTGCAGATGAAGTAAGAAAATTAGCCGAACAATCATCACAATCGGCAACAGAAATCTACAATCTTATTAGCACAATACAATCGGATTCGAACGCATCCATCGTGGTGATGGAAAAAGGTAAAGATGATGTGAAGGTTGGAATGGATTTCACGAATGAAGTAGGGGTAATATTTAAAGAAATACTTACTTCATCAGAAGAAGTGGCAAATCAAATTCGTGAAATTTCAGCAACATCTCAACAAATATCAGCTTCTTCAGAGGAGGTAGCTGCGTCTGTTACGAACATTAAGAAAGCATCCGAACAATCTTCGCAATTTTCGTCAAGTGTATCGCAATCTACTCAGCAACAACTGTCAACAATGCTAGAAGTAAAAGAAGCTTCTACTTCGTTAGGACAAACAGCAGAGGAATTGCAAGCGCTTGTCGCAAAATTTAAATTGGACAATGATCTTTGA
- a CDS encoding NRAMP family divalent metal transporter, producing the protein MEANKIKVSKEELEQKKKNKFAKKTASKSVLLGAAFLMATSSIGPGFLTQTTIFTQQLAASFGFVILISLILDIVAQVNVWRIIAVSGLRGQEIANKVLPGLGVVLAIMIVIGGLAFNIGNVAGAGLGLNAMIGLDPITGAVVSALFAIFIFVYKEAGKVMDKVAQIAGGIMILLMVFVAFKTSPPVGEAIASTFMPQEISWFAIVTLVGGSVGGYIMFAGGHRLLDAGIKGQESLPEVTKSSVTGILITGVMRIALFLAVLGVVSQGLAIDPENPPASVFQLAAGDIGYRMFGMIMWAAAITSVVGAAYTSVSFIRSFHPKIEKYHNWVIIAFIIVSTTTFAFIGQPVNVLIIVGALNALILPLALSIILIAAHKKDIVGTYKHPRWLTVTGIIVIVLMGYLSVITLTEQMQKLFG; encoded by the coding sequence ATGGAAGCTAATAAAATCAAAGTGAGCAAAGAAGAGCTCGAGCAAAAGAAAAAAAATAAGTTTGCGAAAAAGACAGCAAGTAAAAGTGTATTACTAGGCGCAGCATTTTTAATGGCTACGTCATCTATCGGACCAGGTTTTTTAACACAAACAACGATATTTACACAGCAATTAGCCGCTAGTTTTGGATTTGTCATTTTAATTTCTTTAATTTTAGATATTGTCGCACAGGTTAATGTTTGGCGAATCATTGCTGTTTCTGGCTTACGTGGACAAGAGATTGCCAATAAGGTATTGCCAGGGTTAGGTGTTGTCCTTGCCATCATGATCGTTATTGGTGGTTTAGCATTCAATATTGGGAACGTTGCTGGAGCTGGTCTAGGATTAAATGCCATGATTGGTTTAGATCCGATTACCGGAGCAGTCGTAAGTGCATTGTTTGCTATATTTATCTTTGTTTATAAAGAAGCAGGGAAGGTAATGGACAAAGTAGCACAAATAGCTGGCGGTATTATGATTTTACTTATGGTATTTGTTGCTTTTAAAACTTCACCACCTGTAGGGGAAGCGATTGCGAGTACGTTTATGCCGCAAGAAATTAGCTGGTTTGCAATCGTGACGTTGGTCGGTGGATCAGTTGGCGGATACATTATGTTTGCTGGTGGTCACCGTTTGTTGGATGCAGGCATTAAAGGTCAAGAATCTTTGCCAGAAGTAACAAAAAGCTCTGTAACAGGGATTTTGATTACAGGAGTTATGCGTATTGCATTATTTTTAGCGGTACTAGGCGTGGTATCACAAGGTTTAGCTATTGACCCGGAAAACCCACCTGCATCTGTATTCCAACTTGCTGCTGGTGATATCGGTTATCGCATGTTCGGTATGATTATGTGGGCGGCAGCGATTACTTCTGTCGTAGGTGCGGCTTATACATCCGTTTCATTTATTCGTTCATTCCATCCAAAGATTGAAAAATATCATAACTGGGTGATTATCGCATTTATCATTGTTTCAACAACAACTTTTGCCTTCATCGGACAGCCTGTAAATGTGTTAATTATTGTTGGGGCATTAAATGCACTGATTCTGCCATTAGCACTTAGTATTATTTTAATTGCAGCGCATAAAAAAGACATTGTGGGTACATATAAGCACCCTCGTTGGTTAACTGTGACGGGTATAATCGTCATCGTTCTTATGGGCTATTTGAGCGTAATTACACTAACAGAACAAATGCAAAAATTATTTGGTTAA
- the pxpA gene encoding 5-oxoprolinase subunit PxpA — MFRVDLNCDLGESFGRYQLGEQEEILKYVTSANVACGFHGGDPTVMRETVNLAIANGVKIGAHPGLPDLIGFGRREMNISAQEAYDMVVYQVGALQGFLSIHNETMQHVKPHGALYNMAAKDPAIAEAIAQAVYDISPSIVLFGLSGSELTKAGEKIGLQTAHEVFADRTYQQDGSLTFRKQSDALITDNGQAVGQVVKMVKEGKVLSQQQIEVALRADTVCIHGDGEHAVEFAKEIHAKLMEQQISVCAIKEELNGS, encoded by the coding sequence ATGTTTCGTGTTGATTTAAACTGTGATCTAGGCGAAAGCTTTGGTCGTTATCAACTTGGAGAACAAGAAGAAATTTTAAAATATGTAACATCTGCTAATGTTGCTTGTGGTTTTCATGGTGGAGATCCAACGGTTATGCGTGAAACTGTAAATCTAGCCATTGCTAATGGTGTGAAAATTGGGGCACACCCTGGATTACCGGATTTAATTGGCTTTGGGCGACGTGAGATGAATATCTCTGCACAGGAAGCTTATGATATGGTCGTATATCAAGTTGGAGCATTGCAAGGTTTTTTATCAATTCACAATGAAACGATGCAGCATGTTAAGCCACATGGAGCGCTTTATAATATGGCGGCTAAAGATCCAGCAATTGCAGAGGCCATCGCACAAGCCGTGTATGATATTTCACCTTCAATTGTGTTATTTGGTTTGTCAGGTAGTGAGTTAACGAAAGCCGGAGAAAAAATTGGGCTTCAAACAGCTCATGAAGTGTTTGCAGATCGTACTTATCAGCAGGATGGTTCGTTAACGTTTCGTAAACAATCGGATGCATTGATTACGGATAACGGACAAGCTGTCGGGCAAGTTGTGAAAATGGTGAAAGAAGGTAAAGTACTGTCACAGCAGCAAATCGAAGTCGCTTTACGAGCAGATACTGTTTGTATTCATGGAGACGGGGAACACGCTGTAGAGTTTGCGAAAGAGATTCATGCAAAATTAATGGAACAACAAATATCAGTATGTGCAATCAAGGAGGAACTAAATGGAAGCTAA
- a CDS encoding NAD(P)H-dependent oxidoreductase, whose product MKTLVVYTYPNHKSLNYSFLQQVIKGSNENPNIKELQVVDLYEEDFNPILVFNEHKRRRDMHTDPYLEKYREQIKWAEKIVFIYPIWWGRPPAMLMGYIDQLFASDFAYKDKKGLFPEGLLKEKSVVCVSTMKGPTYYPLLWLNNTHKVLMKRALFNFVGIKKVKFFEFGNMESPRGSQIKKLEKVYDYFKKVGN is encoded by the coding sequence ATGAAAACGCTAGTTGTTTACACATATCCAAATCATAAAAGCTTAAATTATTCTTTTTTACAGCAAGTCATTAAAGGGAGTAATGAAAATCCTAACATTAAGGAGTTACAAGTCGTAGATTTATATGAGGAGGATTTTAATCCTATCCTCGTCTTTAATGAACATAAACGAAGACGTGATATGCATACAGATCCTTATCTTGAAAAGTATAGAGAGCAAATTAAATGGGCGGAAAAAATTGTTTTTATTTATCCAATTTGGTGGGGAAGACCTCCAGCGATGCTTATGGGATACATAGACCAACTATTTGCTTCTGATTTTGCATATAAGGATAAGAAAGGGCTTTTCCCAGAAGGGCTTTTGAAAGAAAAGTCAGTTGTATGTGTATCTACTATGAAGGGTCCTACATACTATCCGCTTCTCTGGTTGAATAATACTCATAAAGTTTTGATGAAAAGAGCTTTATTTAATTTTGTAGGTATTAAGAAAGTAAAGTTCTTTGAATTTGGTAATATGGAAAGTCCACGGGGAAGCCAAATAAAGAAATTAGAAAAAGTATATGATTATTTTAAAAAAGTGGGTAATTAA